The following proteins are encoded in a genomic region of Mesoplodon densirostris isolate mMesDen1 chromosome 12, mMesDen1 primary haplotype, whole genome shotgun sequence:
- the LOC132499764 gene encoding spermatogenesis-associated protein 31A6-like isoform X1, with the protein MENLFSSKNIVAIWLRCSPTSWVINIILGFLCGLVLFLMLLPCFQSNPFLAPPRKHRNIRKHQVELKGRSRSRKKSGSLKACRDCLEELEGTHNLVSLLQSCLGRLPGKDNFHQLSCQDPPGEACKAVPAGACGRYCSKGWEPCMNTSCRVSFLDPDTREVLEAHIIRFGVKHRWTLPLKVLKAINVFKLKKFQPSTVLQFASSPAATCVSGSHSTVQFAEFLEKPPQAHSGEKVITEESVPTLKRPLLVPSTVCKEIQSALGAIPSGDYHGPSKASLTGQEGRPPSQSLTLSLVGRTWKSETVEWVKRDSLEPGPSSAMVRNEPREESGGQASGDPCHRVTVMEVNLGSQSLRGEEAREAVEAKQSPALQPQSRVILETKVLTKSQTTNVHMRSLEVPGASKSFLLPRMSVFQHPGEPCLNMEVASEFNSKVKVQSDNQLQDFPKHRFLAADNLASQVPQCHPQRVLTRDRLASQEPSGLMEAQRSNLGQQEPKTSKLQDSWKSQSKMIAPTYKREDCRRHKPGEHEERFKELGTSQAGSMSRPAQVRGITDSIGSRCLQRMPEKKHSPPESLFRKRMMLFLKWIFPKKKVNGRDALQKKKPISATAQSHGSVKSRSTLKSETAEGRAGMTAVGQILEEKRAIHHGLHATKLNGHKLEFQVPVCGRFCCHRLTSYPEQRRMMGSTACSHKATSKGQSCSIREREVRHQHSLKSVRFEDEQLGLRCLPSLPPKKGLFPVSTCQYGPRIPGAPARHQHCPRHCHLWGGVLPGRQ; encoded by the exons ATGGAGAATCTCTTTTCTTCGAAAAACATTGTTGCTATCTGGCTGAGATGCAGCCCAACTTCCTGGGTGATTAATATCATCCTTGGGTTCCTGTGTGGACTGGTGCTCTTCCTAATGTTACTTCCCTGCTTCCAGAGTAATCCATTCTTAGCACCACCTAGGAAACATAGAAACATCAGGAAG catcaagtagagctgaaggggaggagcaggagtaggaagaaaagtGGATCTTTGAAAG CTTGCAGAGattgcctggaagaactggaggggaCTCACAACCTGGTTTCACTTCTGCAAAG ctgcctggggaggcttcctggcaagGACAACTTTCATCAGCTCTCATGTCAAGACCCTCCTGGTGAGGCGTGCAAAGCAGtgcctgctggagcctgtggaaGATACTGCTCGAAGGGTTGGGAACCCTGCATGAACACCTCCTGTAGGGTTTCCTTCCTTGATCCAGACACTCGAGAGGTGCTGGAAGCACATATTATAAGGTTTGGGGTAAAGCACAGGTGGACCCTACCCCTCAAGGTCCTCAAGGCCATAAATGTCTTTAAGTTGaaaaagttccaaccctccaccGTTCTGCAGTTTGCCTCTTCCCCTGCAGCTACCTGTGTGTCTGGGTCCCACTCAACAGTCCAGTTTGCTGAGTTCCTGGAGAAACCTCCTCAGGctcattcaggagagaaggtgaTAACAGAAGAGTCAGTTCCTACCCTGAAgaggcctctccttgtcccctcaACTGTGTGTAAGGAAATCCAGAGTGCCCTGGGAGCGATTCCATCTGGTGACTACCATGGGCCCTCAAAGGCTTCTCTGACTGGACAGGAGGGCAGGCCACCTTCTCAGTCCCTCACACTCAGCCTTGtgggcagaacctggaagagtgagactgtggaatgggtcaagagggacagcctagagccaggtccaagttcagcaatggtcaggaatgagccaagagaggagagtggtggtcagGCCTCAGGAGACCCCTGCCATAGGGTAACAGTGATGGAGGTGAACTTAGGATCCCAGTctttgagaggtgaagaggccagggaggctgtggaggccaagcagtctcctgctcttcaaccacagtctcgtgttatcttggaaaccaaagtgttgacaaaatcccaaaccacaaatgTACATATGAGGAGTTTAGAGGTGCCAGGGGCCAGTAAAAGTTTCCTACTACCTAGAATGTCTGTTTTCCAACATCCAGGTGAGCCATGCCTTAACATGGAGGTTGCTAGTGAGTTTAACTCCAAAGTAAAGGTACAGTCAGACAACCAGCTTcaggactttcccaaacacaggttccttgctgcagacaacttggcttctcaggtgcctcagtgccatccccagagagtcctcaccagagaCAGGTTAGCTTCCCAGGAGCCAAGTGGCCTTATGGAAGCCCAAAGGAGCAAcctagggcagcaggagcccaaaacttcaaaactccaagactcatggaagagccagagcaagatgATTGCCCCTACTTACAAAAGAGAGGACTGTAGGAGGCATAAACCAGGAGAGCATGAAGAAAGGTTTAAAGAATTAGGGACCTCTCAAGCTGGAAGTATGAGCCgccctgcccaggtcaggggaataacagactctattgggagcagatgtctccagcgCATGCCAGAGAAGAAACATAGCCCTCCAGAAagcctcttcagaaaaaggatgatgctatttttaaagtggattttccccaagaaaaaagtcaatggtcgagatgctctgcaaaaaaaaaagcccatatcaGCCACTGCCCAGAGTCACGGATCAGTCAAAAGCAGATCAACCTTGAAGAGTGAGACTGCTGAGGGTCGGGCAGGCATGACAGCTGTTGGACAGATCCTAGAAGAAAAAAGAGCGATTCACCATGGACTTCATGCCACAAAGTTAAATGGACACAAACTGGAGTTCCAAGTCCCAGTATGTGGGCGtttctgctgccacaggcttacctcctacccagagcaacggagaatgatgggttctacagcctgcagtcataaagccacctccaagggccagagttgttctatcagggaaagggaagtcagacaccaaCATAGTTTGAAAAGTGTAAGGTTCGAagatgagcagctgggcctaaggtgcctcccatccttgccccccAAGAAGGGTTTGTTTCCAGTTAGTACCTGCCAGTATGGGCCAAGGATTCCAGGTGCCCCGGCCCGCCATCAACACtgtccaaggcattgtcatctttggggaggtgtcttgcctggtcgacagtaa
- the LOC132499764 gene encoding putative spermatogenesis-associated protein 31C1 isoform X2 — protein MAGNIFHPRHQVELKGRSRSRKKSGSLKACRDCLEELEGTHNLVSLLQSCLGRLPGKDNFHQLSCQDPPGEACKAVPAGACGRYCSKGWEPCMNTSCRVSFLDPDTREVLEAHIIRFGVKHRWTLPLKVLKAINVFKLKKFQPSTVLQFASSPAATCVSGSHSTVQFAEFLEKPPQAHSGEKVITEESVPTLKRPLLVPSTVCKEIQSALGAIPSGDYHGPSKASLTGQEGRPPSQSLTLSLVGRTWKSETVEWVKRDSLEPGPSSAMVRNEPREESGGQASGDPCHRVTVMEVNLGSQSLRGEEAREAVEAKQSPALQPQSRVILETKVLTKSQTTNVHMRSLEVPGASKSFLLPRMSVFQHPGEPCLNMEVASEFNSKVKVQSDNQLQDFPKHRFLAADNLASQVPQCHPQRVLTRDRLASQEPSGLMEAQRSNLGQQEPKTSKLQDSWKSQSKMIAPTYKREDCRRHKPGEHEERFKELGTSQAGSMSRPAQVRGITDSIGSRCLQRMPEKKHSPPESLFRKRMMLFLKWIFPKKKVNGRDALQKKKPISATAQSHGSVKSRSTLKSETAEGRAGMTAVGQILEEKRAIHHGLHATKLNGHKLEFQVPVCGRFCCHRLTSYPEQRRMMGSTACSHKATSKGQSCSIREREVRHQHSLKSVRFEDEQLGLRCLPSLPPKKGLFPVSTCQYGPRIPGAPARHQHCPRHCHLWGGVLPGRQ, from the exons catcaagtagagctgaaggggaggagcaggagtaggaagaaaagtGGATCTTTGAAAG CTTGCAGAGattgcctggaagaactggaggggaCTCACAACCTGGTTTCACTTCTGCAAAG ctgcctggggaggcttcctggcaagGACAACTTTCATCAGCTCTCATGTCAAGACCCTCCTGGTGAGGCGTGCAAAGCAGtgcctgctggagcctgtggaaGATACTGCTCGAAGGGTTGGGAACCCTGCATGAACACCTCCTGTAGGGTTTCCTTCCTTGATCCAGACACTCGAGAGGTGCTGGAAGCACATATTATAAGGTTTGGGGTAAAGCACAGGTGGACCCTACCCCTCAAGGTCCTCAAGGCCATAAATGTCTTTAAGTTGaaaaagttccaaccctccaccGTTCTGCAGTTTGCCTCTTCCCCTGCAGCTACCTGTGTGTCTGGGTCCCACTCAACAGTCCAGTTTGCTGAGTTCCTGGAGAAACCTCCTCAGGctcattcaggagagaaggtgaTAACAGAAGAGTCAGTTCCTACCCTGAAgaggcctctccttgtcccctcaACTGTGTGTAAGGAAATCCAGAGTGCCCTGGGAGCGATTCCATCTGGTGACTACCATGGGCCCTCAAAGGCTTCTCTGACTGGACAGGAGGGCAGGCCACCTTCTCAGTCCCTCACACTCAGCCTTGtgggcagaacctggaagagtgagactgtggaatgggtcaagagggacagcctagagccaggtccaagttcagcaatggtcaggaatgagccaagagaggagagtggtggtcagGCCTCAGGAGACCCCTGCCATAGGGTAACAGTGATGGAGGTGAACTTAGGATCCCAGTctttgagaggtgaagaggccagggaggctgtggaggccaagcagtctcctgctcttcaaccacagtctcgtgttatcttggaaaccaaagtgttgacaaaatcccaaaccacaaatgTACATATGAGGAGTTTAGAGGTGCCAGGGGCCAGTAAAAGTTTCCTACTACCTAGAATGTCTGTTTTCCAACATCCAGGTGAGCCATGCCTTAACATGGAGGTTGCTAGTGAGTTTAACTCCAAAGTAAAGGTACAGTCAGACAACCAGCTTcaggactttcccaaacacaggttccttgctgcagacaacttggcttctcaggtgcctcagtgccatccccagagagtcctcaccagagaCAGGTTAGCTTCCCAGGAGCCAAGTGGCCTTATGGAAGCCCAAAGGAGCAAcctagggcagcaggagcccaaaacttcaaaactccaagactcatggaagagccagagcaagatgATTGCCCCTACTTACAAAAGAGAGGACTGTAGGAGGCATAAACCAGGAGAGCATGAAGAAAGGTTTAAAGAATTAGGGACCTCTCAAGCTGGAAGTATGAGCCgccctgcccaggtcaggggaataacagactctattgggagcagatgtctccagcgCATGCCAGAGAAGAAACATAGCCCTCCAGAAagcctcttcagaaaaaggatgatgctatttttaaagtggattttccccaagaaaaaagtcaatggtcgagatgctctgcaaaaaaaaaagcccatatcaGCCACTGCCCAGAGTCACGGATCAGTCAAAAGCAGATCAACCTTGAAGAGTGAGACTGCTGAGGGTCGGGCAGGCATGACAGCTGTTGGACAGATCCTAGAAGAAAAAAGAGCGATTCACCATGGACTTCATGCCACAAAGTTAAATGGACACAAACTGGAGTTCCAAGTCCCAGTATGTGGGCGtttctgctgccacaggcttacctcctacccagagcaacggagaatgatgggttctacagcctgcagtcataaagccacctccaagggccagagttgttctatcagggaaagggaagtcagacaccaaCATAGTTTGAAAAGTGTAAGGTTCGAagatgagcagctgggcctaaggtgcctcccatccttgccccccAAGAAGGGTTTGTTTCCAGTTAGTACCTGCCAGTATGGGCCAAGGATTCCAGGTGCCCCGGCCCGCCATCAACACtgtccaaggcattgtcatctttggggaggtgtcttgcctggtcgacagtaa